A window of the Cystobacter fuscus genome harbors these coding sequences:
- a CDS encoding HsdM family class I SAM-dependent methyltransferase gives MPRAPSAPPPVIDEEALVHQFPGIDRRALGAFYTPAPLVERTLALALEHVGDGPLAVVDPACGAGAFLSAAARARPEAHLAGLELSPDVARACQARLPLADIQQGDALRGGLEPLLARVPSTHRELWLGNPPYNGKSALLKDRAAYERLRALLPLSLPPGTSLRDDFAFFLLLAAHRLASRPGVLAFITPTSLLDAFLYAPLRATLLRTLTLREVVKLGPGAFAGTQVRTCITVWTSPPEPRGPALYTPFTAMGPARAESFVPEAPEWRLQPTPTEAAELDARWRAEGEPLTTLVPVSLPGVKTRFDELLVDEDPSRLLARLEDFARTPLEELATFARAWNIPEPLLPKLRALKDGPAFAVEAACVRPFFRYAGARHRGHVPAEARAFCYLDRRLIPRGDHRLRGPWDPHRGEVKLLFNVRELPLSAALLEKEGCVHDHRHARFAPLFVPQRLRDEGLGLTRVARSTEELGPLVPNLSPRGLAWAERCGGPLAAFQALVRFLNGPEVQKCWAPVHGASRVVPVPLGVGD, from the coding sequence ATGCCTCGTGCCCCCTCCGCGCCGCCTCCCGTCATCGACGAGGAGGCGCTCGTCCACCAGTTCCCCGGAATCGACCGGCGCGCGCTGGGCGCCTTCTACACGCCGGCACCGCTGGTGGAGCGCACCCTGGCCCTCGCGCTCGAGCACGTGGGGGACGGGCCGCTCGCGGTGGTGGACCCGGCCTGTGGCGCGGGAGCGTTCCTCTCGGCCGCGGCACGGGCCCGACCCGAGGCCCATCTGGCTGGCCTGGAGCTGTCTCCCGATGTGGCCCGCGCCTGTCAGGCACGCCTTCCCCTCGCGGACATCCAACAGGGAGACGCCCTGCGCGGAGGGCTCGAGCCACTGCTGGCCCGCGTGCCTTCCACCCACCGCGAACTGTGGCTCGGCAATCCGCCCTACAACGGCAAATCGGCGCTGCTGAAGGACCGGGCCGCGTATGAGCGCCTGAGGGCCCTGCTGCCCCTCTCGCTGCCACCGGGCACGAGCCTGCGCGACGACTTCGCCTTCTTCCTGCTGCTCGCCGCGCACCGGCTCGCCTCGCGTCCCGGGGTGCTGGCCTTCATCACCCCCACGAGCCTCCTCGACGCCTTCCTCTACGCACCCCTGCGCGCCACGCTGCTGCGCACGCTGACCCTGCGCGAGGTGGTGAAACTGGGCCCGGGCGCCTTCGCGGGCACCCAGGTGCGCACCTGCATCACCGTGTGGACCTCGCCTCCCGAGCCGCGCGGCCCGGCCCTCTACACACCGTTCACCGCCATGGGTCCGGCACGCGCGGAGTCCTTCGTGCCCGAGGCGCCCGAGTGGCGCCTGCAGCCCACGCCCACCGAAGCCGCCGAGCTGGATGCGCGCTGGCGCGCCGAGGGCGAGCCGCTCACCACGCTCGTGCCGGTGAGCCTGCCCGGCGTGAAGACGCGCTTCGATGAATTGCTGGTGGATGAGGACCCGAGCAGGCTGCTCGCGCGGCTCGAGGACTTCGCGCGCACGCCCCTGGAGGAACTCGCGACATTCGCCCGGGCGTGGAACATCCCCGAGCCCCTGCTACCCAAGCTGCGCGCCCTGAAGGACGGGCCCGCCTTCGCGGTGGAGGCCGCGTGCGTGCGGCCCTTCTTCCGCTACGCGGGTGCTCGGCACCGAGGCCACGTCCCCGCGGAGGCGCGCGCCTTCTGCTACCTCGATCGGCGGCTGATTCCTCGCGGCGACCACCGGCTGCGGGGGCCGTGGGATCCGCACCGGGGAGAGGTGAAATTGCTCTTCAACGTCCGCGAGCTGCCCCTGTCCGCCGCGCTCCTGGAGAAAGAGGGCTGCGTGCATGACCATCGGCACGCCCGCTTCGCGCCCTTGTTCGTCCCCCAGCGGCTCCGGGACGAGGGACTCGGGCTCACCCGTGTCGCTCGCTCCACAGAAGAGCTGGGCCCCCTCGTGCCCAATCTCTCACCTCGGGGACTGGCCTGGGCGGAGCGATGCGGAGGGCCACTGGCCGCCTTCCAGGCACTCGTGCGCTTCCTCAACGGACCCGAGGTGCAGAAATGCTGGGCGCCCGTTCATGGTGCCTCGCGCGTGGTGCCGGTTCCCCTCGGGGTTGGGGACTGA
- a CDS encoding 3D domain-containing protein, giving the protein MAAGDWMEGFVITHYIIVMETDPVFAHDKKVKANGLEGEYREGFLFKAKTGVTFQGTGQTESGEFITINWSKGGPKGRDTWFTKGIGGTWKNPVKWESVAVDRSVIPLGSRLEIESYPGRKFVAWDTGGGINGKHIDVFLGPTSLSEGNAYGRKKSRVRILK; this is encoded by the coding sequence ATGGCAGCCGGTGATTGGATGGAGGGGTTCGTCATCACCCACTACATCATTGTCATGGAAACGGATCCGGTGTTCGCCCATGACAAGAAGGTCAAGGCCAACGGGCTCGAGGGCGAGTACCGCGAGGGTTTCCTGTTCAAGGCGAAGACAGGGGTGACCTTCCAGGGAACGGGGCAGACCGAGTCGGGTGAGTTCATCACCATCAACTGGAGCAAGGGCGGGCCCAAGGGGCGGGACACCTGGTTCACCAAGGGCATTGGCGGCACGTGGAAGAACCCGGTGAAGTGGGAGTCGGTCGCCGTGGACCGCAGCGTCATTCCGCTCGGCAGTCGGCTGGAGATTGAAAGCTATCCGGGCAGGAAGTTCGTGGCGTGGGACACGGGAGGCGGCATCAACGGCAAGCACATCGACGTCTTCCTGGGCCCCACGAGTCTGAGCGAGGGCAATGCGTACGGCAGGAAGAAGTCCCGGGTCCGCATCCTCAAGTAG